The DNA segment CTGTTTTCATTTGTGCATGGAACTCCTATTACCGGCCTGTCAGTGAGTCCGACAATTCCTCCAGTGACTTGAGATGAATTTGAACTGATTCCAATGAAGACCTTTGCATTTTTCATGCATTTTACATAGCTTGTGAATTTCTTATTTGATCTTATTGGACATACAACCTTGATATCATGAGAAATTTTCAATCTTTCCAAGATGGCTGCTGCCTTTTTAGCTGTCGGAAGGTCAGTCTGTCTTCCAACGATGATTGCTACTTCAGCATCCTTGTTTTTGCAGGACCCGATAGCTTCCTCATCAACTTTAACATCATTTATTATTAAATCCTTAACTCTTAAAAATTCGTTTTGAATAAACGGCCTGTCAATATTTTGAACTATGCTTTCATTGCTGTCATATACCTTTTTGGCATATTCCTTTCTAAGTTCAATGACTTTTTGACGTATTTCCTCATCATGAATTCCAATAAATTGAGCAGCCAATATTGCCGCATTATCTCCTCTGTCAATACCCACAGTTGAAATTGGGGAAGGATAAGGCATCTGAACAATGGATTCAAGTGCATCCCTACCGCCAGTCTTAACATCCACCGGAACTCCAATTACAGGTCTTGGAGTATAAGCAGCGATTACACCAGGCAAATGTGCCGCCAATCCTGCAATTCCAATGAAAACTTCAATGCCTGCATCGGTTCCCTGAGAGACGATCTCACGAACCAAATTGGGAGTTCTATGAGCAGATGCGATTTTTAAACTATAAGGTATTTCCAGTTTGTCCAATACATCCATTGCCTTTTCGGCAATTGCAATATCAGAACCGCTTCCAAGAATAATCATTATCTTTGGTGTCAACAAAATCCCTTCTAAAAATAAATTTTAATATACTTATTTTATCTAAATGGTGCAAGAATACCTTGACTTCTTCAAGTCGAGGATGAATTGCACAAAAAGAGCAGTTAGTTATAAAATGCTCTTGCTTATTCTTTATATATTGTCTATTGATATATTATATTTTGTGTTCAAAAATTAGTTGAAATATAACAGATATTTTGATGTGTTTTTTTATGTTTTATGGTTGTAATATTGTTAATGAAGGTTTGAGGGTTAAGTTGTATCCTGATAAGG comes from the Methanobrevibacter sp. genome and includes:
- the purE gene encoding 5-(carboxyamino)imidazole ribonucleotide mutase, which produces MTPKIMIILGSGSDIAIAEKAMDVLDKLEIPYSLKIASAHRTPNLVREIVSQGTDAGIEVFIGIAGLAAHLPGVIAAYTPRPVIGVPVDVKTGGRDALESIVQMPYPSPISTVGIDRGDNAAILAAQFIGIHDEEIRQKVIELRKEYAKKVYDSNESIVQNIDRPFIQNEFLRVKDLIINDVKVDEEAIGSCKNKDAEVAIIVGRQTDLPTAKKAAAILERLKISHDIKVVCPIRSNKKFTSYVKCMKNAKVFIGISSNSSQVTGGIVGLTDRPVIGVPCTNENSDDYMLTTVNMPPGVPVSTVGINNGKNAAVIVGEIFAIDNPNITELLDKLKDKKINL